The following are from one region of the Sorghum bicolor cultivar BTx623 chromosome 2, Sorghum_bicolor_NCBIv3, whole genome shotgun sequence genome:
- the LOC110432575 gene encoding uncharacterized protein LOC110432575 — MYTSAAVLNSCNAGASSRSRADDREYYYDLFYSLLEEGGRRNPRLVLAGGDAAAGGGGGREAEPAGCCPLSRAWKIAIRSFIVVAWLLASAFLVSLLPMCKSGSEAFAWLASLVMVAMMAAMIWLLTLDCFIDSL; from the exons ATGTACACGTCGGCGGCGGTACTGAACTCGTGCAACGCAGGTGCGTCGTCCAGGTCGAGGGCTGACGACAGAGAGTACTACTACGATCTCTTCTACTCGCTCCTAGAAGAAGGCGGCCGGCGAAATCCACGTCTGGTGCTCGCCGGCGGCGATGCCgcagcaggcggcggcggcggccgggaaGCCGAACCAGCAGGGTGCTGCCCCTTGAGTCGTGCCTGGAAGATCGCAATCAGG TCGTTCATCGTCGTGGCGTGGCTGCTGGCGTCGGCTTTCCTCGTCTCGCTGCTCCCGATGTGCAAGAGCGGGTCGGAAGCGTTCGCCTGGCTGGCTTCTCTGGTCATGGTTGCCATGATGGCGGCCATGATATGGTTGCTCACACTGGATTGTTTTATCGATTCTCTGTAA
- the LOC8081177 gene encoding uncharacterized protein LOC8081177 → MPKHGDGAGRSAYVLVLREHEEEGRGYALELAPLLASDAAPRARGRASTRVEETAAAAATATRTGTGTGPRAHGSGQTREEAAGGAPSRDQGPRSTRESATVTSTAPRARGESPAREAGTAAAGRAPRPRGCHGRGLNTAVDVAAGGLHGGDGAGGGGEAADAISDDLAGAAGEQILRDMRTLLFSQPDGSLTQDSLRIDDANKNLKLREREVLIPVFLSPKKKGQNKDDIWNKRQIMYGIALLGLLSFVPAIVAFLPKWVLFVFAAIWGLSSIGFPFGLFGTSKLEMAYSRLMGRFIFMVFCLSVIFMLYQYMTPHNTFWTIGFAFVGAIVMAGHMISWVTGCLTGSDKDDESKSSGEQDTITSDLLQRLLDRH, encoded by the exons ATGCCGAAGCATGGGGATGGCGCGGGGCGCTCCGCGTACGTGCTAGTGCTCCGCGAACACGAGGAGGAAGGCAGGGGCTACGCGCTCGAGCTCGCCCCCCTTTTGGCCAGCGACGCGGCCCCGCGCGCTCGAGGCCGCGCTTCGACTAGGGTGGAGGAGaccgcggccgcggcggcgacggcgacgcgcacgggcacgggcacgggtCCACGCGCTCATGGGAGCGGCCAGACGAGGGAGGAGGCGGCCGGCGGCGCGCCCTCGCGTGATCAAGGCCCGCGCTCAACTCGGGAGTCGGCGACGGTGACGAGCACGGCTCCTCGCGCTCGCGGAGAAAGCCCGGCGAGGGAGGCGGGGACGGCGGCGGCCGGTCGGGCGCCTCGTCCGCGTGGCTGTCACGGTCGCGGCCTTAACACGGCCGTGGATGTGGCGGCGGGTGGCCTGCACGGCGGCGATGGGGCAGGCGGCGGAGGCGAAGCCGCGGACGCAATCAGCGACGACCTAGCAGGCGCCGCCGGGGAGCAGATACTACGCGACATGAGAACCCTTCTCTTCTCTCAGCCCGACGGCAGTCTGACGCAGGATTCGTTGAGAATTGATGATGCCAACAAGAACCTCAAGCTCCGCGAGCGCGAGGTTCTCATCCCGGTCTTCCTTTCCCCTAAGAAGAAGGGACAGAACAAG GATGACATATGGAACAAGCGGCAGATCATGTATGGAATTGCGCTATTGGGACTTTTGAGTTTTGTCCCTGCAATTGTAGCTTTTCTGCCAAAATGGGTGCTCTTCGTTTTTGCAGCTATCTGGGGTTTAAGTAGTATTGGTTTCCCATTTGGACTTTTTGGTACATCTAAGCTGGAGATGGCCTACAGTCGTCTTATGGGGCGGTTTATCTTCATGGTGTTTTGCCTATCTGTGATCTTCATGTTGTACCAATATATGACACCACATAACACATTTTGGACTATTGGCTTTGCATTTGTTGGTGCTATCGTGATGGCAGGGCATATGATTTCTTGGGTCACG GGCTGCCTCACTGGGAGTGATAAAGATGATGAGTCTAAGTCCTCAGGAGAGCAGGATACAATAACTTCAGATTTACTGCAAAG ACTCTTGGACAGGCACTAG
- the LOC110432576 gene encoding uncharacterized protein LOC110432576, whose amino-acid sequence MPWVFPHSVTSAPHSTPNPNPTNLSLPSLPARALLAAAPRRRLRHARSAQNSPSLPRPAPAAARSASACPCHALPGVTPPHSGRPSATRSGPFEKPRAVVKKVLTESQPEGQSATVRRSIGRHELRNLDLFLMLDSQERNAM is encoded by the exons ATGCCTTG GGTTTTCCCCCACTCAGTCACTTCTGCTCCTCACTCCACCCCGAACCCAAACCCTACCAATCTCTCCCTTCCTTCTCTCCCCGCGCGCGCACTCCTAGCCGCGgcgccccgccgccgcctccgccacgCTCGCTCCGCCCAGAACTCACCCTCCCTGCCCCGCCCCGCCCCAGCCGCGGCCCGCTCGGCATCGGCGTGTCCATGCCACGCCCTGCCCGGCGTCACTCCGCCCCACTCTGGCCGGCCGTCGGCCACTAGATCTGGACCGTTCGAGAAGCCCAGGGCCGTGGTCAAGAAGGTCCTCACCGAGTCGCAGCCCGAGGGGCAGAGCGCCACCGTCCGCAGGAGCATCGGCAG GCATGAACTCCGGAACCTGGATCTCTTCCTCATGCTCGACTCGCAAGAAAGAAATGCTATGTAA